From Penaeus vannamei isolate JL-2024 chromosome 40, ASM4276789v1, whole genome shotgun sequence, the proteins below share one genomic window:
- the LOC113812851 gene encoding sphingomyelin phosphodiesterase, which yields MGWAVGVIVGCVLLGLAGGAPPPAESPSLQRLHNPASGPEDTYPSPGNGKVNLACVECELAVDVLQGELNAGVSYEAMVAEAILVCSGMAGLTETYCKGYIPLVAPIVYHVFTHKNVTARDFCGMLMASKGCTSDNPEREWSVDIHGEKPPVEPIILPEPDAPKLKVLHLSDTHLDPLYTPGSNAACPEQLCCREESGLAETEEDRAWYWGDYRNCGSPAWMLEDMLAHARNTHTDLDYVMWTGDVVPHNMWSTSREWNLRLVRETNALVRKWFPDVPVFPVVGNHEMSPLDQYSNPGDAPEELSADWLYEELAAQWAHLIPSFNDSTVLHAGYYSVLIKPGFRVISFNSMFGYGSNIWLVQTSNDPAGELAWLEDQLAKAEAAGELVHLLGHIPPGIIDVHRAWSREYNRIVVRYENVIRGQFFGHTHFDEFQVFHDGERPVGVAYVAPSQTPWYDLNPAYRVYHVDGDRPDTTRLVLDHETYFLNLTAAEASGEAHWERLYSARDAYGMAALTPADWQDLAERMAADRSLFDVYYKHYVSAGDPYMALGCDDLCYQQRLCDVVTSNRNDLDSCYEVLRKSQQARDRKD from the exons ATGG gctggGCCGTGGGCGTGATCGTGGGCTGCGTGCTCCTGGGGCTGGCGGGCGGGGCGCCTCCTCCGGCCGAGTCTCCTTCGCTGCAGCGGCTCCACAATCCTGCGTCAGGACCGGAAGACACTTATCCTTCGCCTGGAAACGGAAAAG TCAACCTGGCGTGCGTGGAGTGCGAGCTGGCCGTGGACGTCCTCCAGGGCGAGCTGAACGCGGGCGTGAGTTACGAGGCCATGGTGGCGGAGGCCATCCTCGTCTGCTCCGGGATGGCCGGCCTCACGGAGACCTACTGCAAGGGCTACATTCCGCTCGTGGCG CCCATCGTGTACCACGTCTTCACACACAAGAACGTCACAGCTAGAGACTTCTGCGGGATGCTCATGGCCTCCAAAGGATGCACCTCAGACAACCCGGAGAGGGAGTGGTCGGTGGACATCCATGGCGAGAAACCCCCGGTGGAACCCATCATACTTCCTGAG CCTGACGCTCCCAAGCTGAAGGTGCTGCACCTGTCCGACACCCACCTGGACCCGCTCTACACTCCGGGCTCGAACGCTGCCTGCCCCGAGCAACTGTGCTGCCGCGAGGAATCAG GACTCGCCGAGACCGAGGAGGACAGGGCGTGGTACTGGGGCGACTACCGGAACTGTGGGTCGCCGGCGTGGATGCTGGAGGACATGCTGGCCCACGCACGCAACACGCACACC GACCTGGACTACGTGATGTGGACGGGCGACGTGGTGCCTCACAACATGTGGTCGACGTCGCGCGAGTGGAACCTGCGGCTGGTGCGGGAGACCAACGCCCTCGTCAGGAAGTGGTTCCCGGATGTCCCAGTCTTCCCGGTCGTCGGCAACCACGAGATGAGTCCGCTCGACCA GTACTCCAATCCCGGCGACGCCCCCGAAGAGCTCTCGGCGGACTGGCTGTACGAGGAGCTGGCCGCTCAGTGGGCGCACCTGATCCCCTCCTTCAACGACTCGACGGTGCTCCACGCTGGCTACTACTCCGTCCTCATCAAGCCCGGGTTCAGGGTCATCTCTTTCAACTCCATGTTTGGTTATGGGTCGAATAT CTGGCTGGTGCAGACCTCAAACGACCCCGCGGGGGAGCTCGCCTGGCTCGAGGACCAGCTGGCCAAGGCCGAGGCGGCAGGGGAGCTCGTGCACCTCCTCGGCCACATCCCGCCCGGCATCATCGACGTCCACAGGGCCTGGTCTCGCGAGTACAACAGGATCGTCGTCAG GTACGAGAACGTGATCCGCGGACAGTTCTTCGGCCACACCCACTTCGACGAGTTCCAGGTCTTCCACGACGGCGAGCGACCCGTGGGCGTGGCCTACGTGGCGCCGAGCCAGACGCCGTGGTACGACCTCAACCCCGCCTACAGGGTCTACCACGTGGACGGGGACCGGCCGGACACGACCAGG CTGGTTCTGGACCACGAGACTTACTTCCTGAACCTGACGGCGGCGGAGGCGAGCGGCGAGGCGCACTGGGAACGCCTCTACTCGGCCAGGGACGCCTACGGGAtggccgccctcacgcccgccgaCTGGCAGGACCTGGCGGAGCGCATGGCGGCCGACAGGAGCCTCTTCGACGTCTACTACAA GCACTACGTCAGCGCTGGGGACCCGTACATGGCCCTGGGCTGCGACGACCTGTGCTACCAGCAGCGTCTCTGCGATGTAGTCACTTCGAATAGGAACGACCTGGACAGCTGCTACGAGGTCCTGCGAAAGAGCCAGCAGGCGAGGGACAGGAAGGactaa
- the LOC138860296 gene encoding uncharacterized protein, translated as MYAYKRRVTRHRHSVDVPEASSQRRRPVPHSEDVPESPHSVDVQFLTASTSSSSQRRRPVPHSVDVPESPHSVLKMYPTSRYGGCQPGDLDQLYKSVCQGFDLSLFGEDFAPLAEASGQASYDESVSFVGFQGCQEQEALMPGDAFGFSGFGEAARQSPDLLTDRAYPERYGHPDHHREFTPIGEMGIEEHGEETSGEADSPWGHPSPSGSSTSSPSPPDVRSLKMYEWPRQSDPELERKRVRASKAREIRQRKKTDAARCQGRLNQVEEEIARLKSVKLGQQKRLDILNALLRQIP; from the coding sequence AGGCATCGTCACAGCGTCGACGTCCCAGAAGCATCCTCACAGCGTCGACGTCCAGTTCCTCACAGCGAGGACGTCCCAGAGTCTCCTCACAGCGTCGACGTCCAGTTCCTCACAGCGTCGACGTCCAGTTCCTCACAGCGTCGACGTCCAGTTCCTCATAGCGTCGACGTCCCAGAGTCTCCTCACAGCGTCTTAAAAATGTATCCCACGAGTCGTTATGGCGGTTGTCAGCCCGGGGACTTGGACCAGCTGTACAAGTCCGTCTGCCAGGGCTTCGATCTCTCGCTCTTCGGAGAGGACTTCGCACCCCTTGCCGAGGCGTCCGGCCAGGCGTCCTACGACGAAAGTGTGTCCTTCGTAGGGTTTCAGGGATGCCAAGAGCAGGAGGCTTTGATGCCCGGCGATGCCTTTGGCTTCAGCGGCTTTGGCGAGGCGGCGCGGCAGTCTCCCGACCTCCTCACCGACCGAGCGTATCCAGAGAGGTACGGCCACCCCGACCACCACCGCGAGTTCACACCGATCGGCGAAATGGGAATCGAAGAGCACGGAGAAGAGACCAGTGGCGAGGCGGATAGTCCCTGGGGGCATCCCTCCCCTTCAGGCAGCAGCACGAGCTCGCCCTCGCCCCCCGACGTCCGCAGTCTGAAGATGTACGAGTGGCCGAGGCAGAGCGACCCGGAGCTAGAGCGCAAGCGAGTGAGAGCGAGCAAGGCCCGTGAAATTCgccagagaaagaaaacggacgccGCGCGATGCCAGGGTAGACTCAatcaggtggaggaggaaatTGCGCGTCTGAAATCAGTCAAACTCGGACAGCAAAAGAGACTGGACATATTAAACGCCCTCCTGCGGCAAATCCCATAA